A region of the Sinorhizobium arboris LMG 14919 genome:
GGCTCGTCGAACCCCTACAACATGGTTCGCGCCACCTTCGACGCGCTCAAGAACCAGATGCACCCGAAGGACATCGCGGCACAGCGCGGCATGAAATACGCCACGCTCCAGTCCCGTCGCGTTTCCGCCGGCGTTGCTTCCGAAGAATAAGGGAGCTGACAGATGGCTAAGAAGGAAGTTGCCAAGAAGACGGTTACCGTCGAACAGATCGGTAGCCCCATTCGCCGTCCTGCCGTGCAGCGTCAGACGCTCATCGGTCTGGGCCTCAACAAGATGCACCGGGTACGCACGCTGGAAGACACTCCGGCCGTTCGCGGCATGATCCGGGCCGTCCAGCACCTCGTTCGCGTCGTCGACGAGAAGTGAGGGGGATCCTGAAATGAAACTGAATGAAATCAAGGACAACGAAGGCGCGACCAAGAACCGCAAGCGTGTAGGGCGCGGTATCGGCTCGGGTTCCGGCAAGACCGGCGGCCGTGGCGTGAAGGGTCAGAAGGCGCGTTCGGGCGTCTCGATCAACGGCTTCGAAGGCGGTCAGATGCCCATCTACCGTCGCCTGCCGAAGCGCGGCTTCAACAACATCTTCGCGTCGGAATTCGTCGAAGTGTCGCTCGGCCGTATCCAGGCCGCAGTGGACGCCAAGAAGCTGGACGCATCCAAGACCGTCGACGCCGCCGCTCTGAAGGCTGCCGGTGTCATCCGCCGCGTCAAGGATGGCGTGCGCGTCCTTGCTGACGGCGAACTGAAGGCGAAGGTTTCGCTGGAAGTTGCCGGCGCCTCCAAGCCGGCGATCGAGAAGATCGAGAAGGCTGGCGGTTCCATCAAGCTGCTCGCCGCAGCTGCCGAATAAATATGACTGATGAACCGCCCGGGGTGCTTCACGCCGGGCGGTTTTGCTCCCATATGTGAGCCTCACGTCCAAGCGCAGCGAATCGCCTGCCGCGACGGGACATAACGGAAACCACGGTGAGGCATCCGATTGCAGCGACAATCGCCTCGCGCCTGG
Encoded here:
- the rplO gene encoding 50S ribosomal protein L15, which gives rise to MKLNEIKDNEGATKNRKRVGRGIGSGSGKTGGRGVKGQKARSGVSINGFEGGQMPIYRRLPKRGFNNIFASEFVEVSLGRIQAAVDAKKLDASKTVDAAALKAAGVIRRVKDGVRVLADGELKAKVSLEVAGASKPAIEKIEKAGGSIKLLAAAAE
- the rpmD gene encoding 50S ribosomal protein L30, translating into MAKKEVAKKTVTVEQIGSPIRRPAVQRQTLIGLGLNKMHRVRTLEDTPAVRGMIRAVQHLVRVVDEK